The Verrucomicrobiota bacterium nucleotide sequence AAAAAGTGGCGATCTGCCGGTTAGTTCGGGGGGTTCGGTTAGCAACGGCAAGTTAGGCGGGATATTGCGACCTTTCCTGCGCCCAAATTCAAGCATTTTCCTGATTTTAGGCACACCACGCCTCCCGCGGGCTCACGCCCGCACCACGGCCGGCGGCGGCGACACGCTCAGCTTGGCCGGCGGCTTTGCCGGTCAGCGAGCCAAGGAACTCGTTGAACAGCGCGTTGGGGGTCCGCATTTGGGCACGGTGCGCTTTCGGGTACGAGTTTTCGAGCGCGATTTGGGCGCTTAGTCTCACGCCGGGGGCCAGATTGGGCGGCTGGATTCGCCACGGAAATATTGTTCTGGGACGGGTTTTTCGTTACGAGCGCCTGTTTCGTGGCTGGAAGCGTGCAGAGAAAGGGCTTGGCAGGGACCGCCCGAGAGGTAAGGTTGATCTCCTCCTAAAACGGGTTTACTCGTCGGCACTCCCCCCCCTGCTGGGGCTGCACATGTACGCCCTTCGGCCCCGGGGGGGCGTCGCGATTACATTGCGCATAAAGGTCCGTTTGACTTCCGCTTCTCGCGTGAGGGCCGGCGCGAGCTGTCCCACCCTCCACAGACCACAGAATCGACACCATGAATGCAATCGGGGTTGTACAACGTTATTTCGAGGCCTGGAACCGCCACGAGGCCGACGCGGTCGTCGCGGCCTTCGCCGAAGGGGGCACCTACACTAATCCCATCACGGGCCCGGGAATATTGGGCGACCCTATCGCGAGAGGAGACGCGCATGGCTAAGGTCGATGTTTATGCCATAACCGACAAGCTGGACGACACGCTGCTCCAAGTCGCGGCTACACGCCTTGAAGCGCGCGGTCAGAATCCCCGCTTTCGGGCCATGCTCACCGAATACCTCGACGCCATGCGCATTGAGGCGGCCCGTACCGTCCTCGATCTCGGGTGCGGCACCGGCGTGGCCGCGCGCGCCATAGCACGGCGCAAAGGTTTTACGGGTCGAGTCACCGGCATAGACCTCAGCGCTGGACTCCTCCGGGTTGCGGAGCGCCTGAGCA carries:
- a CDS encoding nuclear transport factor 2 family protein, which encodes MNAIGVVQRYFEAWNRHEADAVVAAFAEGGTYTNPITGPGILGDPIARGDAHG